DNA from Diaphorobacter limosus:
CCGACCGCTACGTGCTGGCCATGGGCAGCTATTCGCGCGATCTGCTGCTGTCCTCCGGCCTGGACATCCCGGTGTACCCGGTCAAGGGCTATTCGCTGACCATCCCGATCCGCGACGAGGCCCTGGCGCCCGTGTCCACGGTGCTGGACGAGACCTACAAGATCGCCCTGACGCGCTTTGACAACCGCATCCGCGTCGGTGGCATGGCCGAGCTCTCGGGCTTTGACAAGAACCTGCGCCCGCAGCGCCGCGCCACGCTGGAGATGGTCACCAGCCAGCTGTTCCCCGGCGGCGACCTGGCGCGCGCCGAATTCTGGACCGGCCTGCGCCCCATGACCCCCGACAGCACGCCCATCGTCGGCCGCACGCCGCACAAGAACCTGTTCCTGAACACCGGCCACGGCACGCTGGGCTGGACCATGGCCTGCGGCTCGGGCCGGCTGCTGGCCGACATCGTCAGCGGCAAGGCCACGGAGATTTCCACCGAAGGCCTGTCGGTCGATCGCTACCTGGGCACGTCACAGAGCACGCACCGCCACGCCGCAGGCCAGGCCGCATGAGCCGCCCGGCACTGGCGACATTCGATCTAGCCGCGCTGCGCGCCAACTATGCCCACGCCAGGGCTGTCCATGGCGGCCGGGCCCTCGCCGTCCTCAAGGCCAACGCCTACGGCCATGGCGCGGTGGAATGCGCGCGCGCCCTGGCGGGCGATGCCGACGCCTTTGCCGTCGCTTTCACCGAGGAAGCGCTGGCGCTGCGCGAGGCCGGCATCCAGCAACCCATCCTGGTGCTCGAAGGCGCCTTCGGCATGGACGACATGCGGCTGGCCCAGGCGCATGGCCTGTGGCTGGTGGTGCACCAGCAGGAACAGCTGCGCATGCTGGAATCGCTGCGCGCCGGCGCGCGCGTCAACGCCTGGCTCAAGATCGACACCGGCATGCACCGCGCGGGCCTGGAGCCCGGCGAGGCCCAGGCCTGCTGGCAGCGGCTCAAGGCCTGCGAGCAGGTGGCCGGCATCACGCTGATGACGCACCTGGCCTCGGCCGACGAGCCGGACAACCCGGTCACCGCCCGGCAGCTGGCCGCCTTCGAGGCCGCCACGGCGGGCCTGCCCGGGCCGCGCAGCGTGGCCAATTCGGCCGGCGTGCTGGCCTGGCAGGGCGCGCACCGCGACTGGGCGCGGCCCGGCATCATGCTCTACGGCGCCGACCCGCGCGGCACGCCATCCGATATGTTGCAGCCGGTGATGCAGCTGACCAGCGAAGTCTTCAACCTGCGCACGATTGGCGCTGGCGAGGCCCTGGGCTACGGCGGCAGCTTCGTTGCCGAGCGCCCCACGCGCGTCGGCCTGGTGGCCATGGGCTACGCCGACGGCTACCCGCGCCGCGCGCACACCGGCACGCCGGTGGCGGTGGGTGGTCACCTGACGCGCATCATCGGCCGCGTGGCCATGGACATGTTGACCGTTGATCTGACGGATCTGCCAGAGGTCGGCGTGGGCGCTCCGGTGGAGCTGTGGGGGCGGCAGGTCAGTGTGAACAGCGTTGCGGCGGCGGCGGGGACGATTGCATATGAGCTGCTGTGCAATGTGAAGCGGGTGCGGCGGGTGTATCGCTAGTTTTTTTGAGTGTGGCTGGCCGGGATATGCGCCCGGCGGCGCACCTACTTTCTTTTGCTTCGCCAAAAGAAAGTAGGCAAAGAAAAGGCGACCCTGCTGTCCGTGACCCCTCCGCTTCGCTACGGGGCAACCTGTGGTGCTCGCGCATGGGGTGCGCCGTGGAACTCATTGCGCGCCTGCGGCGCTTCGTTCAAACAACCACGGCGAGTCAGTTTAAGAAGCATGGGCGCTTCGACGCCCATGCACACCCCATGCGCTGTGCTCCTCGGCACGGCCAGAAGGGAGGGGGGACGACACGGGCCATCGCTGCGCTCGGCCTCGTGAGGGGCGCGCCATTTGTCGGGCCGAGCGCAGCGATGGCCCGTGTCGGGCTGTTCACCCCCCCTGTGGCTGCGCCACAGGTTTGCCCCGTAGCGCAGCGAAGGGGTCGCAGACTTGGGGACGTGTTCTTTGCCTCCTTTCTTGCACGAGCAAGAAAGGAGGTCCCCCGCCGGGGCGAGACCCGGCCAGCGACATCAGCAATGTAAAGAACCACAAGAGCAATCACCGTGCGTCGTGAGTCCTGCCGTTTTCAGGCCGTGCAGGCCCCTCACCCCTCCCTCTCCCCAAAGGGGCGAGGGCGATCCGTCGCGCAAGATCAGGCCTTGTCCGCCTTGCCTGCCGCATTCGCAAACCGGCTCAGCTGCCTGTCCAGCCACCAGGGCGCGCGTCCCTCGTCTTCCGCGGCTTCCTTGCGCCGTATGGCGTTGCGCACCACGATGGAGCCCAGGTAGCGGATGGGTTCGGGCGGAAACAGCCCCAGCGGCCCGCGCGTGAGCGGACTGCGCGTCCAGGCGTTGTCTTCGTCCAGCACCAGGGACGACAGGATTTGCCCGCCCATGTAGCTCGGGCCCACGCCATTGCCCGAATAGCCGAAGCCGTAGAACATGTTGGCGGCGCCGTTCAGGCGGCCAAAGAAGGGAAAACCGCTGACAGAGCGGTCCGACGGTCCGTTCCAGCTGGCAGTGACCGGCACCCCGGCCAGCGACGGGAAGAAACCGTGCAACGCCTGCGTGAGTTGCCCCTCGTACGGCGAGCGCTGATCGAACACCGGCGCGATGCGTCCGCCGCGGGCAAAGGTGTTGCCGCCCTTGCCCAGCATCAGGCGTCCGTCCTCGGTGCTGCGGTAGTAGTGCACGAAGGTGCGCGAGTCTAGTACCGATACGCCATCGATCAGGCCCATGGATCGCAGCAGCTCGGGGCAGCGCTCGGTGATGACCATGTCGCTGGAGACGATGGCGATGCTGCGCTCGAACTGTGGCAATGCCTCGGCCATCCAGGCGTTCAGCGCCAGCACCAGCTTTTTCGCCGTGACGCTGCCGCAGGGCGTGCGCACCCGGACGCTGGCGCCAGCGTCATGACCCAGCATGGATGTGCTGGTGCCGAACAAAGGGGCCTACTGCGCGCGCCTGGCGCGCATTGTCAAGGTGCTCGGGCGCAAGCTGACGACCATCGACTACAGCGAGGCCCAGCAGGTCAGCGCCGCCGACGTGGACAAGGCGCTCGCCGCCGATCCGTCCATCACCCATGTCGCCCTGGTGCACTGCGAGACCGGCGCCGGCGTGCTCAATCCGCTGCACGAGGTGGCGCAGGTGGTGGCCAGGCATGGCAAGGGCCTGATCGTGGACGCCATGAGCTCGTTCGGTGCGATCGACATCGGCGCCAGCAAGACCCCGTTTGACGCCGTCATTGCCGCCTCGGGCAAATGCCTGGAAGGCCCGCCGGGCATGGGCTTCGTCATCGTGCGCAAGAGCGTGCTGGAAAAGTGCGAGGGCAACGCCCATTCGCTGGCGCTGGACCTGTACGACCAGTGGGTCTACATGCAAAAGACCACGCAATGGCGCTTCACCCCGCCCACGCATATCGTCGCCGCGCTGGACGAGGCCATGACGCAATACCAGGAGGAAGGTGGCCTCGCGGCGCGCGGCGGGCGCTACGCGCGCAACTGCAAGGCTCTGCTCGATGGCATGCGCGCCATGGGCTTTCGCAGTTATCTGCCGGACGATCTGCAGGCGCCCATCATCGTCACCTTCCACGCCCCGGCCGATCCGGCCTATGGGTTCAAGGCCTTCTACCAGGAGGGCAAGAAGCGCGGCTACATCCTCTACCCCGGCAAGCTGACGCAGCTGGAAACCTTCCGCGTGGGCTGCATAGGCCATTTCGGTGACGCCGGCATCCCCGGCGCCGTGGCGGCGGTGGCCGATGCGCTCCAGGCCATGGGCGTCAAGCAGATCAGCGTCGCCGAGCCGGCCTGAGGCGCCGCATGCTCCTAGAATCGGCCATGGGCCCGGCGGTGTTGCCGCGGCCCAAGGCCTTCCAGGAGAACACCCATGCGCATCCTCATCGCCGAAGACGACCAGGTGCTGGCCGACGGCCTGCTGCGCACGCTGCGCGGCTCGGGCGCCGTCGTGGACCATGTGGCCAGCGGCAGCGAGGCCGATACCGCGCTGCTGACCAATAACGAGTTCGACCTGCTGATCCTGGATCTGGGCCTGCCCAGGCTGCATGGGCTGGAGGTCTTGAAGCGCCTG
Protein-coding regions in this window:
- the alr gene encoding alanine racemase — protein: MSRPALATFDLAALRANYAHARAVHGGRALAVLKANAYGHGAVECARALAGDADAFAVAFTEEALALREAGIQQPILVLEGAFGMDDMRLAQAHGLWLVVHQQEQLRMLESLRAGARVNAWLKIDTGMHRAGLEPGEAQACWQRLKACEQVAGITLMTHLASADEPDNPVTARQLAAFEAATAGLPGPRSVANSAGVLAWQGAHRDWARPGIMLYGADPRGTPSDMLQPVMQLTSEVFNLRTIGAGEALGYGGSFVAERPTRVGLVAMGYADGYPRRAHTGTPVAVGGHLTRIIGRVAMDMLTVDLTDLPEVGVGAPVELWGRQVSVNSVAAAAGTIAYELLCNVKRVRRVYR